One Luteitalea sp. genomic window, GGTGGTGCGGACGGCGCTGCAGAACGCCTCGTCCATCGCGTCACTGCTGCTGACCACGGAGGCGCTCGTCTCGGAGATCCCCGAGGACAAGAAGGAAGCTCCAGCCGGCCCTCCGGGAGGCGGCATGGGCGGGATGTACTAAGCAAAGAGGCACACCCAGCACGTAGCGCGCGGGCCCCAGGTGATGAGCGGACCCATAGGCGAGGGGTCTAAAGCCCCCTCGCTACGTGCCATGCGGAGTGCATTTGCCCGCGAGGACACACAACCCTCGCGGGCTTTTTTCATGGTGTAGGCCCAACCTCGAGGTTCGGGCGCGCAGGACGATGGCAAGTCAGCGCAGCGTAAAGTCCATCCCGATCGAGATGATGACGGGCACGGGCACACCGTCTTTTCGCCGCTTGCCCGGCTCGAACTGCCACTTTTGGGCGGCTTTGACCGCTTCCTGATCGAGACCAAACGCGGAGTCCAGGGAGCGCGTCACGCGAATGTTCGTGCAGTGCCCGTCAGTGGCGACGATACACTCGAGCCAGACGGTCCCCTGAATTTTTGCCCGCATCGCCTCGGCCGTGTATTGAGGCTTGATTTCGACGATCTTCCGAGGCAGATCGATCCCAGCTCCAGGCCGGTACGCACCGCCCCCTGTGCCTCCGCCACGTCCGGGGCCAAGCCCGGAACCCTCGCCAGGTCCAGAGCCGCGCCCCTCGCCCGTGCCAGCTCCGCCATCGGAGCCCGACCCCCGGGAGGTCGTGGCCCTGGGCGGCTCGAAGATCGCGCCCTTCAGCTCGACCGCGCTGGAGGCAACCGACATCAGCGGCAAGACCGCTTTTGGCGGCTCAGGCGGCTTTGGCTTTGGCGGTTCGGTTTCGCGTAGGGGCTCGAGGCGCGCCTCCTTGACCTCCGGAATCGACACGGCATCCGGGCCAGGCCGTTCGAGCCGGCGCGGCGGCTCCTGTTGCTGGTTGCCGCCACCGCCACCGCCGCCGCCAGGCCCTGGGATGTTCAGATAAACCATCTGTACCGGCTCGTCGCGCGCCGCCGGAATCCGAGGCATCGGCGGCCTCCACATCAGCGCCCACCCGAGCAGTGCCGCGAGGATCAGGTGGATCACAACCGACACGCCCAGCGCATTGCGCAAGCGTGCGGGCACCCAGTCGAGCAGCGATGGCTCCGCCTGCGGAGCATCGTGCAACTGAACGGTGACGTAGCTCGAGCGCGCCACCTGTTCGACCGTTCTGCCCGTGGTCGGCGACTCCGACATAGCCTTACTCAATTATGGACGATCCAGCGAGACTTCGGGTCTCCGCCTAGAGCGTTGCAAAAGCAATACCGCTGATCAATCTCCGTCCCATTGGGCCAGGGCGAGATCCGAGGAACCGTGCGCAATGAGCGTCTGTTGCACTGCGGGTACGTTCGCGTCGCTCGTGTGGACGCCCAATAGCACCGCGCCCGCCCTCACACGCGCTTGCCACCGATCTATCAGCGCCTCTTCCACGCCGGCGCGCGCCAGCACCCGATGCAGGCCACCTGCGAGATGTCCAGCGGTCTCGCCTGCCTCCGCCGCGAGCGGCCCAGCCGACACGATGGGGCCAATGCCTGGCAAGACGAGCGCCACGAGCGCCACCAGTTGGGCTCCCAGCTCACCCAGCCAACCGGCAGGCCGCGAATCCTCGATCTCGGCGCCCGGCGTGCCCCCGGCCCGCGCGGCAATGTCCCCTTCATCGTCGTGGGTACGGGCCACAACCGACAGTCGGTCGGCCGGCACACCGAGCGCACGCATCGCTCGAGCGGCATCGACCGCCGCCTCGGGAACGTCGAACAGCGCCAGGATCAGGGGATGAGCCACATCTCACTCTAGCGCAACTTGCTCGTCCCGGCAGCGCCAGGGCGGCATGAGGCGCGCGCCGCGGGCGCAACCGAATGCTGAATCTATGGCAGAATGCACCGGCTGCCGCGTGCACCGCCCGCATAGGCGTGCAATCGACACCATTTTGCGTCGCGCGCTGATACAGAATGCAACACTTCGACGTCGCTATCGTCGGCGCAGGGCCGGCCGGCGCCTGGGCCGCCCATGAGCTCGCCCGGCGGGGGGCGCGGGTTGGCTTGTTCGACGCCTCGCACCCACGCGAGAAGCCATGCGGCGGCGGTGTCACGCGCCGCGCGCTCGCGCTCGTCGCGCCGGCGCTTCGCATGCGCGGACCGTCCGCCGTGGTCATCGAGGGGGTACGCTTCGAGGCGTCGGCCTCCCATCGCGCGAATGTCGCACTGGAGGCGCAGGGTCACGATGACAGCTCGTTGCTCGTGTACAGTCGCGAGAGCTTTGACCTCGCCCTGGTCCGGGCGGCCGTCGAGGCCGGTGCGACCTGGCGCACGGAGCGTGTTCGCGACGTTGATGTCTCACGGGATGGTGCGCGTCTTGTCACGAGCAGCGGCACGTATCGCAGCGACGCCCTCATTGGCGCCGACGGTGTGAACAGCCTGGTGCGGCGCCGGCTCTCGAGCCCTTTCGCCCGAGGTCAGCTCTCCTTCACGACCGGTGTGTTTGCGCATGGCCTCAGCGCGAGCGAAATCGTCGTCCGCTTCGTCCCGCAGCCACAGGGCTATATTTGGTCGTTTCCACGCCCGGACCATCTCGCCCTGGGCATCGGCGCGCAGGCGGACGAAACACGCCCCGAGCCGCTGCGGCGCATTCTCAATGACTGGATGGCGGAGGCGCGGCTCACGGATGGGGCACGCTTGAAGCCGTACTCCTGGCCCATCCCCTCGCTGAACGCGTCCGACCTTGCGCGACAGATCGTGTCCGGCCCCCGGTGGCTGCTCGTTGGTGACGCAGGGGGCCTGGTTGATCCCATGACGCGAGAGGGTATCTACTTTGCCCTACGCTCGGGCGAGCTTGCCGCGGAAGCGCTGGCGGCAGGCGACGAGTCGCGGCGTTATCGCGCCGCCCTGACCGACGAGATTTATCCCGAGATCGAGCACGCGTCGAGCTGGAAGCGCGGGCTGTTCACGGGACCGTTCATCCACCTCCTCGTGCACGGGTTGCAACGGAGCAACCGTGTCCGCACGGTCATGTCCGACCTCATCGCTGGCCAACAGTCCTATCGCAGCCTCAAACGGCGTCTCCTGCGGACGTTCCAGATTGGCCTCGCCTGGCAGCTCCTCCGAATCGAACGCTCCAGCCTTCGCTCGCCTCCCGCGAGCTTCGGCTAGGCAAGCCCTGCCTCGAGCGAAGGCTGTCTCGCCGAAGCGGCGAAGCCGCGAAGGCGGACGGCGAGGCGAGCCCGAATCCCGATTCCCGACTCCCGATCAAGGCGCGTAGTACCCTGTCCGCGCACGCACGGACAGCTCCTTCCGTTTGACGCTGACCTCGATGCGCCGGTAGCCCGGAGAGCCGTGACGAGAAGGGACGTAGCCGAGCAAGTACTGGTGTCGTAACTCCCGCGCGATCTGAGCGAACGTGGGACCGAGACGGTCGGGGCGCTTCACGAGGAACGACCGGCCTCCGGTGACTTCCGCCAGCCAGTCCAATACCTGCGACCGGCCGTTCGCGAGCGCAATCGGGTAGGCCAGAACATCGCTTCGCCGTGCCCGGCCGAGCGCCGCCTCGATGGTGGCCTTACTGAAGCGCTCATAGCCATCGGTGAGCACGACGAGCGCACGACGGCCTGGGGCATCCTCGATGCTGTCGAACGACGCAATAATCGCATCGTAGATCGGCGTCGTCCCCCACGAATCGAGCGCCTCGATTGCACGATGCAGCGCCGCGCGGTTCGTCGTCAACGGCACTATCGTCTCGACCTCGCCGCCAATCGCGACGAGCATCACCCGATCCCGCGGCGTCAGCTCTCCCAAGAACCGGTGCGCCGCAGATTTCGCCAGGCGCAGGCGCTCGCCACGCATACTGAACGAGCGATCGACTGCCAAGGCCACCGACAGGGACAACGCTCCGGTCGAGAAGGCGGCAATCCGCTGTGCAACACCGTCTTCGCGCACCTCGAAATCATCTCGCACGAGATCGCTCACCGGTCGCTCGTTCGCGTCCACGACCGTGGCGTAGACTTCCACGAGCTCCACGCCGGAGGTGTACTGACGGGCCAGGGACCGCTGGGGCGGAGCCGCCAACAGCATCAGCGCCGTCAGCACCGCCACCGCCACGCTCCTCGCTCCACCCCTTCGGATCAGACACGACCCGCAGGTTCTAGCGGGCCGCGTCCTCCGGCCGCGCCCCCCGACGCTCGCTCGAGAGCTCGAAACCTGACACAATACGTCAAGTTTCTCGCTCTCAAGGGTTCTCTCCAGCCCATCGGCGCTTGGTGCTAGAATCGAGACATGCATACGGAGGTCGCCATGTTTGCACTGATCGGTCCCGTCGGCCTGCCGGAGCTGCTGATCATTCTCTTCATCGTCCTGCTGGTGTTCGGTGCCAGCCGGCTTCCAGAAGTGATGGGCGGTCTCGGGAAGGGCATTCGCAACTTCAAGGCCTCGGTTCGCGAGGACCCCTCCGACAAGACGAAGGCCGACAGCTAGCGCGGCGCGTTCGACGACCACGCCCTCCTTCGGCGACGGCAGGGACACCTTCGCCGAGGCACCCTACAGAATCTCCCGTTTGTCGCCCACGCGTCGCGTCACTTTCTGGCGGTCCAAGTACTCCAATAGCGGAATGGCATGCTTACGGGTCAGATCGTAACGCTCCTTGAACCAGCTGACATCAATTAGTACCGATTGGCTCGCGGCGCGGCGCACGCCAACCAGGTCTGCCTCGAGGCGCGATAATTGCTGAGCTGGAACGACCAACTCCCCCAGCCGCACGAGCCGCTTCTCGCGCAACAACCAGACCAGCGCCCGGGCGATAACCCGCGGCGACAGACCTGTCACCTCAGCCAGGCCAGCTTCTGTCAGGGCGGCCAGGCCGCGCGGCTCGATCGCCGCCTCGATACGACGGGCCGCCTCTTCCTCGTCGGCGGATAGAGCCGGTCGATGCGAGGTGAGCGCCAGACGCTCGGTCGCGCTCACACGACCCTCTGCATGCAGCGACGCGACGACCTCATCGAACACCGCCGGTGGCGTGTATCGAAACAGGCGAGTGCGCACCTCCTCCCGCGGCAGCCCCTGTGACAACGGATCCGCCTGGTGATGGCGGCTGAGCAGCTCCACAACGGCCCGACTGAGTGCGGCGATCGCATTCTGCGCAACGAGGCGGTCGCCCACCTGAAGGGCTTCTCCCGCATCCGCGAGCGCGCGTGTCACCGCGGAGGCATCCGACGCTGGCAGACCAAAGCGCGAGCTCAGCGCCGCGCGCGCCACACCGCCCGCGCCGGCCTGCTGCAGGATTGCGCATAGCGCGGCAACGTCCGCTGCATGCGGTGTCCGTTCTGCCGTGTGCCGCGCCGGATCAATGGCCACGAAACGCGCACGGGTCGCTTTGCTCTGCGTCGCGCCCGGCGGCGGCAGCGGATCCAGCACGGCTCCACCCCCAATCGTCAGGGGCGGCGAGTACGCGCGAGCCACGAAGCGATCCCCCCGCACGGTTGCGATCGGCCGCTCGAGTCGGATGCGCGCATACGCCCTCCCGCCTGGTGGCAGGCTGCCATTGGAGCTCCCCACCAGCGAGACACGGCCGAGGACCTCCGTGGTTCCCACGTGAAACCGCACTCGCGCGCCATGCGGCAGCGCGCGCGCCGACTCCACGATCTCGATCGTTACGTCGAGCCGATTGCTCACCGACACTGCGCCTTCGGCGGCCAGCGTATCGCCCCGTGCGATCTCGTCCACGTCGAGGCCTTGGAGATTGACGGCTGTGCGCTGTCCCACGCTCGCGCGCGGCACCTGCCGACCATGCACCTGCAGGCCACGAACTTTCACAGCGCGGCCACGCGGCGCCACGACGAGGTCTTCACCGACCGTCAGCGTCCCAGCGACGAGCGTGCCAGTCACTACCGTACCAAAGCCCCTGATTGAAAAGACTCGATCGATTGGGAGTCTCGCAGGGGCGTCGTCGCGGCGGTGCCCCACGTGGTGCGGTAGCTCATCGAGCGCGGCGCGCAGCACGTCGACCCCGTCACCGGTACGCGCCGACACCGCAATGACGGGCGCCTTCTCGAGAAACGTCCCAGCTACGACCTCACGTACCTCGAGACGCACGAGCTCGAGCGTTTCTGGGTCGACGAGATCGCATTTCGTGAGCGCGATGACACCGGCTGGGACCCGCAACAAGCGACAGATATCCAGATGCTCGCGCGTCTGTGGCATGACCGACTCGTCGGCCGCGACGACGAAGAGCAGGCCGTCGATCCCAGTTGCACCGGCCAGCATGTTCTTCACGAAGCGCTCGTGGCCAGGCACGTCCACGAAGCCGACGGAGACGTCACCCCGCTCGTAGGAGGCAAATCCAAGATCGATCGTGATACCGCGCGCCTTCTCCTCCTTGAGCCGGTCTGGATCCGTTCCCGTGAGCGCGCGCACCAAGGCGCTCTTCCCGTGATCGATATGACCCGCAGTGCCGACGACGATGTGCCTCATCACCTACCTTCGCCTGCCCCTGCCCGCCGCGCGCTCCCGCCTGCCAGGCCGCCGCGCCCTTCCGCTCTTCCCGCTTCGAACAGCCGCCTTCCCGCTTCGTCTCGGCCCTTTCGGCCCTTCGCCTCGAGGGCGCTTCTGCCCCTGCTCTCGAAGCCTCTCGAGGATCTCGACCAGCCCGAGGTCGACCTGTCGCCGCTCCAAGTCGACGCGCACCACCTGGACGCGCACATGATCCCCGAGTCGGTAGACCTTATCTGTATTCTCGCCCCGCAACGTGTGTGCACGCTCGGTAAATCGGTAGTAGTCATCTGCCATCGTCGAGACGTGTACCAGTCCTTCGACGAAGTGCTCGACCAGCTCGACGAACAATCCGAATGGTGCGATGCCGGTGATGTACCCATCGAACTCATCGCCCACCTTGTCCGCCATGAAGCGCACTTTCTTCCACTGCAGCAGCTCGCGCTCGGCCTCGTCTGCCCGGCGCTCCATCTCCGACGAATGTCGCGCCACCTCCGGTAACTCTTCGGCGCGGTCCGTTGCGGTCTCCGGCGTCATCCCGCCGTGCTGGAGCTCACGCAGCGCCCGATGGACGATGAGATCCGGGTAACGGCGAATGGGTGACGTGAAGTGCGTATAGAACTCGGCTGCCAATCCGAAGTGCCCGAGGTTGGCCGGGTCATAGCGCGCCTTCTGCATGGTGCGCAACATGAGCGCGGCGATGGGTCGCTCCTCCGGCTTGCCGCGCACGCGCTCGACGAGGCGCTGGAAGTGCTTGGGACGCGCGAGGTGCGGAGGCACGGCGAGACCGTAACCGAGCGTGGAGACGAATTCCTCGAGCTCCTCGACTTTGAGGGGATCTGGCGCCTCGTGGACGCGAAACAGCGTCGGCGCACCCTGGTCTGCCAAGTGTTCGGCCACGGTTTCGTTGGCGAGCAACATGAACTCCTCGATGATCCGATGCGCGATGTTCCGCTCCGCGGGAAGGATGTTCTCGATCACGCCGTCCGCGTCGAGGATGACCTGAGGCTCCGGTAGATCGAAGTCGATCGATCCGCGTCGTCGGCGCCGTGCGTTGAGGATGTCGAACAGCTCGTGCATCAGCTCGAAACGCGGGACGAGTGCTGCGTATTCGGTCCTGAGCGCCTTGTCCTGCGTGAGGATGGCGTTGACAGCGGCATAGGTCATGCGGGCACGGCTGTGGATGACGCCATCGTGAATCGAGTAGTCCACCACCTTGCCGCGCCGATCGACCTCCATCACGACGGACTGCACGAGGCGATCGACGTTGGGCCTCAGGCTACACAGCCCCGTGGCCAGCTCCGAGGGAAACATGTGAACGGCCCGTTCCGGAAAGTAGACAGACGTTCCGCGCGCGGCCGCTTCCTGATCGAGCGCGCTCCCCTCGCGGACGTAGTGCGACACGTCGGCAATGTGCACGCCCAGGGTGTAGTGGCCTTTCGGTCCCTTCTCGATAGAGATCGCATCGTCGAAGTCGCGCGCGTGCTCACCGTCGATGGTGACGATCTCGAGGTCCCGGAAATCGGTCCGACTGGCGATGTCCCGCCGCGCGACGGTCGTACCGAGCCGCTTGGCCTCGGCAATCACGTCTGCGCCGTGCTCGTCCGGGATGTTCCACTTGCGAATGATGATCGTCGTGTCGACGCCGGGCGCATCGATGTCTCCCAGCACTTCGACGACCCGTCCGAGCGGGTTTCGGGTGGGCGTCGGCCAGCGCGTGATCTCGACGGCAACCATTTCGCCAGGCTTGGCGCGCCGCTCGTCGCCCCGCGGCACCTGAATGTCCATCACCAGGCGTCGGTCGAATGGCATGACGAACTGCAGGCCCTGAGCATCGAGGTCGAAGCGCCCCACGACCGTGGAGGCCGCGCGCTCGAGGATACGAACAATCCGCCCTTCGGCCCGGCCATCGGCGCGGTGGCGCTCGATGCGCGCGACGACGCGATCGCCGTGCATCGCCTCGTTGACGTGCATGCCAGCGATGTAGAGGTCGCCAGCCAGGCCCTCGATGGCGTGTTCGGGTGTCACGAATGCGAAGCCTTGCGGATGGACGCTGACACGCCCGACCACCAGATCCATCAGCTCCGGCAGGCCATAATGCTTGCC contains:
- a CDS encoding TonB family protein; translated protein: MSESPTTGRTVEQVARSSYVTVQLHDAPQAEPSLLDWVPARLRNALGVSVVIHLILAALLGWALMWRPPMPRIPAARDEPVQMVYLNIPGPGGGGGGGGNQQQEPPRRLERPGPDAVSIPEVKEARLEPLRETEPPKPKPPEPPKAVLPLMSVASSAVELKGAIFEPPRATTSRGSGSDGGAGTGEGRGSGPGEGSGLGPGRGGGTGGGAYRPGAGIDLPRKIVEIKPQYTAEAMRAKIQGTVWLECIVATDGHCTNIRVTRSLDSAFGLDQEAVKAAQKWQFEPGKRRKDGVPVPVIISIGMDFTLR
- a CDS encoding geranylgeranyl reductase family protein; the protein is MQHFDVAIVGAGPAGAWAAHELARRGARVGLFDASHPREKPCGGGVTRRALALVAPALRMRGPSAVVIEGVRFEASASHRANVALEAQGHDDSSLLVYSRESFDLALVRAAVEAGATWRTERVRDVDVSRDGARLVTSSGTYRSDALIGADGVNSLVRRRLSSPFARGQLSFTTGVFAHGLSASEIVVRFVPQPQGYIWSFPRPDHLALGIGAQADETRPEPLRRILNDWMAEARLTDGARLKPYSWPIPSLNASDLARQIVSGPRWLLVGDAGGLVDPMTREGIYFALRSGELAAEALAAGDESRRYRAALTDEIYPEIEHASSWKRGLFTGPFIHLLVHGLQRSNRVRTVMSDLIAGQQSYRSLKRRLLRTFQIGLAWQLLRIERSSLRSPPASFG
- a CDS encoding VWA domain-containing protein, yielding MHVSILAPSADGLERTLESEKLDVLCQVSSSRASVGGRGRRTRPARTCGSCLIRRGGARSVAVAVLTALMLLAAPPQRSLARQYTSGVELVEVYATVVDANERPVSDLVRDDFEVREDGVAQRIAAFSTGALSLSVALAVDRSFSMRGERLRLAKSAAHRFLGELTPRDRVMLVAIGGEVETIVPLTTNRAALHRAIEALDSWGTTPIYDAIIASFDSIEDAPGRRALVVLTDGYERFSKATIEAALGRARRSDVLAYPIALANGRSQVLDWLAEVTGGRSFLVKRPDRLGPTFAQIARELRHQYLLGYVPSRHGSPGYRRIEVSVKRKELSVRARTGYYAP
- the tatA gene encoding twin-arginine translocase TatA/TatE family subunit, with protein sequence MIGPVGLPELLIILFIVLLVFGASRLPEVMGGLGKGIRNFKASVREDPSDKTKADS
- the selB gene encoding selenocysteine-specific translation elongation factor, with the translated sequence MRHIVVGTAGHIDHGKSALVRALTGTDPDRLKEEKARGITIDLGFASYERGDVSVGFVDVPGHERFVKNMLAGATGIDGLLFVVAADESVMPQTREHLDICRLLRVPAGVIALTKCDLVDPETLELVRLEVREVVAGTFLEKAPVIAVSARTGDGVDVLRAALDELPHHVGHRRDDAPARLPIDRVFSIRGFGTVVTGTLVAGTLTVGEDLVVAPRGRAVKVRGLQVHGRQVPRASVGQRTAVNLQGLDVDEIARGDTLAAEGAVSVSNRLDVTIEIVESARALPHGARVRFHVGTTEVLGRVSLVGSSNGSLPPGGRAYARIRLERPIATVRGDRFVARAYSPPLTIGGGAVLDPLPPPGATQSKATRARFVAIDPARHTAERTPHAADVAALCAILQQAGAGGVARAALSSRFGLPASDASAVTRALADAGEALQVGDRLVAQNAIAALSRAVVELLSRHHQADPLSQGLPREEVRTRLFRYTPPAVFDEVVASLHAEGRVSATERLALTSHRPALSADEEEAARRIEAAIEPRGLAALTEAGLAEVTGLSPRVIARALVWLLREKRLVRLGELVVPAQQLSRLEADLVGVRRAASQSVLIDVSWFKERYDLTRKHAIPLLEYLDRQKVTRRVGDKREIL
- the rnr gene encoding ribonuclease R encodes the protein MPSQDQILQSIRERVTHPANLQELMQTLDVPRTERVRFRRQVKALVASGALIETRGKHYGLPELMDLVVGRVSVHPQGFAFVTPEHAIEGLAGDLYIAGMHVNEAMHGDRVVARIERHRADGRAEGRIVRILERAASTVVGRFDLDAQGLQFVMPFDRRLVMDIQVPRGDERRAKPGEMVAVEITRWPTPTRNPLGRVVEVLGDIDAPGVDTTIIIRKWNIPDEHGADVIAEAKRLGTTVARRDIASRTDFRDLEIVTIDGEHARDFDDAISIEKGPKGHYTLGVHIADVSHYVREGSALDQEAAARGTSVYFPERAVHMFPSELATGLCSLRPNVDRLVQSVVMEVDRRGKVVDYSIHDGVIHSRARMTYAAVNAILTQDKALRTEYAALVPRFELMHELFDILNARRRRRGSIDFDLPEPQVILDADGVIENILPAERNIAHRIIEEFMLLANETVAEHLADQGAPTLFRVHEAPDPLKVEELEEFVSTLGYGLAVPPHLARPKHFQRLVERVRGKPEERPIAALMLRTMQKARYDPANLGHFGLAAEFYTHFTSPIRRYPDLIVHRALRELQHGGMTPETATDRAEELPEVARHSSEMERRADEAERELLQWKKVRFMADKVGDEFDGYITGIAPFGLFVELVEHFVEGLVHVSTMADDYYRFTERAHTLRGENTDKVYRLGDHVRVQVVRVDLERRQVDLGLVEILERLREQGQKRPRGEGPKGPRRSGKAAVRSGKSGRARRPGRRERAAGRGRRR